From Solanum lycopersicum chromosome 8, SLM_r2.1, the proteins below share one genomic window:
- the LOC138337685 gene encoding uncharacterized protein encodes MINQVLAYLSGLSDQGQTPPVFSAPTPQVSGVQHAAAVAPRMDASLEIGTFPRLTTTPIMTSDRHKLFTKFLKFKPPVFKGSKSEDAYDFLVDCHELLHKMGIVERFSVEFVTYQFQGNAKMWWRSYVECQPAQAPPMTWASFSSLFMEKYIPRTLRDRKRDEFLSLEQGRMSVTAYEAKFRALSRYATQLCFSP; translated from the coding sequence atgattaaccaggttcttgcttatcttagcgggttatctgatcagggccagacacctccagtgttttctgcaccaacacctcaagtttcgggagtacaacatgcagccgctgtggctccccgcatggatgcctcattggaaataggcacgtttcctcggttgactacaacgcctataatgacaagtgatcggcataaacttttcactaagttcttgaaattcaaacctccagttttcaagggttctaaatctgaggatgcctatgattttctggttgattgtcatgagctgctacataagatgggcatagtagaacgattcagtgttgagtttgtgacctatcagtttcagggaaatgccaaaatgtggtggcgatcgtatgttgagtgtcaaccagcacaggcaccacccatgacttgggcatcattctctagcttgtttatggagaagtatataccccggactttgagggataggaagagagatgagttcctgagtctagagcaaggcaggatgtcggttactgcttatgaggctaagtttcgtgcattatccaggtatgccacccagctttgcttcagtccataa